The Chryseolinea soli genome contains a region encoding:
- a CDS encoding SDR family oxidoreductase, translating to MNTPKVWYVTGASQGLGLTLVKKLLTNGHRVAATSRDAHQLSQSVGLIDSTRFLPLAVDLTNPDCIDDSIQQTLAAFGRIDVVVNNAGYGMAGTVEDISEQAIRNIFNVNVMATINVTKSVLPIMRSQRSGYVINIGSVAGFVGAPGWSVYSATKAAVAAFSEVLALDVKEFGIKVTVAEPSGFRTGFLTKGSLEFITTNIDGYEAVKKTQERYLAMNGEQAGDPDRAAEIFMELAESPEPPIHLFLGKDAYNRASEKLTAMSAELEEWKSITIGADFK from the coding sequence ATGAACACACCAAAAGTTTGGTATGTAACCGGAGCCTCCCAGGGATTAGGGCTGACGCTCGTAAAAAAATTGCTCACCAACGGCCATCGCGTCGCTGCCACCTCCCGCGACGCGCACCAATTGAGCCAGTCGGTGGGACTGATCGACTCGACCCGTTTCCTCCCCCTCGCAGTCGATCTCACAAACCCCGATTGTATCGACGACTCCATTCAGCAAACCCTGGCCGCGTTCGGCCGCATCGATGTGGTGGTGAACAATGCGGGTTATGGTATGGCGGGAACGGTGGAAGATATCAGTGAACAGGCGATCCGAAACATTTTCAATGTGAATGTCATGGCCACCATCAACGTTACAAAAAGTGTCTTGCCCATTATGCGCAGTCAACGGTCTGGCTATGTTATCAATATCGGTTCGGTTGCAGGTTTTGTGGGTGCTCCCGGGTGGTCTGTATATTCGGCCACCAAAGCGGCTGTCGCTGCCTTCTCTGAAGTGCTCGCTTTGGATGTTAAAGAATTTGGGATCAAAGTCACTGTTGCCGAACCCTCGGGTTTTCGCACAGGCTTTTTAACCAAGGGCTCGCTTGAATTCATCACCACCAACATTGACGGCTACGAAGCCGTGAAAAAAACACAGGAGCGTTACCTTGCTATGAATGGCGAACAGGCAGGAGATCCGGATCGTGCAGCTGAAATATTTATGGAACTGGCTGAAAGTCCGGAGCCCCCGATTCATCTGTTTCTTGGGAAGGATGCTTACAATAGAGCCTCGGAAAAATT
- a CDS encoding OsmC family protein — protein MKRTAKAHWNGNLKGGKGEISSQSTVLNQTPYSFKTRFESGIGTNPEELIAAAHAGCFTMALSATLERAGFIANDLNTEATLEVDMASLSITGIHLEMKASLINGVSAEAFREFAEGAKANCLVSRALSVPITLSVSYPS, from the coding sequence ATGAAACGCACAGCAAAAGCACATTGGAATGGCAATCTTAAAGGAGGTAAAGGCGAAATATCTTCTCAAAGCACGGTCCTTAATCAAACACCCTATTCGTTTAAAACCCGGTTCGAGTCTGGCATCGGTACCAATCCGGAAGAATTGATCGCCGCGGCGCACGCAGGCTGTTTTACCATGGCGCTCAGTGCCACCCTCGAGCGTGCAGGTTTTATAGCCAACGATCTGAACACCGAAGCCACTCTTGAGGTGGACATGGCGAGCCTTTCGATCACGGGCATTCATTTAGAGATGAAGGCATCGTTGATCAACGGTGTATCCGCCGAGGCTTTTCGTGAGTTTGCCGAAGGCGCTAAAGCCAATTGTCTTGTATCCCGGGCGCTGAGCGTGCCCATTACTTTAAGTGTTTCCTATCCTTCGTGA
- a CDS encoding NAD(P)H-dependent flavin oxidoreductase translates to MWYQTKASQLLGIQYPILQGPFGGNLSSVELVAKVSNAGGLGGYGAYTLSPQEILDVDRQIKAATNKPYNINLWVSDTDAVDGAVSDEQFGKARELFKPYFDALGIPLPAKPAPFKTRFENQVEVILHQRPPVFSFMFGIPSADILEQCRRLGIVTVGAATTLDEAIALESAGVDLIIASGFEAGGHRPSFLAPAESSTTGTFVLLQLIKEKVKTPIIAAGGIANGKGVAAALALGADAAQIGTAFLATDESNATPIHRQMLFSDAAKYTTLSRAFTGRLGRGLTSRIAKDLYQKEKGFLPFPLQTQFMSPLRTAALEQEQWDMILFWGGQIAPVLKHTKADALMKSILEETTAYFDSLSKKANHTN, encoded by the coding sequence ATGTGGTACCAAACAAAAGCATCACAGCTCCTGGGCATTCAATATCCCATCCTGCAAGGGCCGTTTGGCGGCAATCTGTCGTCGGTCGAGCTGGTGGCCAAAGTGTCCAACGCCGGGGGACTTGGCGGATACGGGGCCTACACGCTCAGCCCGCAGGAGATCCTGGACGTTGATCGCCAGATCAAAGCGGCCACGAACAAGCCTTACAACATCAACCTGTGGGTCTCGGATACCGATGCCGTGGATGGCGCCGTTTCGGACGAGCAGTTTGGAAAAGCGCGTGAGTTGTTCAAGCCTTATTTTGACGCGCTGGGAATTCCGCTACCCGCCAAGCCTGCGCCGTTCAAGACCCGTTTCGAAAACCAGGTCGAGGTGATCCTTCACCAGCGCCCGCCGGTATTTAGCTTTATGTTTGGGATCCCTTCGGCCGACATCCTCGAACAATGCCGCCGGCTGGGTATCGTCACCGTTGGAGCTGCGACTACATTGGATGAAGCGATCGCCCTGGAATCTGCCGGCGTCGACCTTATCATCGCTTCCGGCTTTGAGGCCGGTGGACATCGCCCGTCGTTTCTCGCGCCTGCCGAATCGTCGACCACCGGAACGTTTGTGTTGCTCCAGCTCATCAAAGAAAAAGTAAAAACGCCGATCATCGCTGCCGGTGGCATTGCCAATGGAAAAGGTGTTGCTGCCGCCCTGGCACTCGGTGCCGATGCTGCACAAATCGGCACCGCGTTCCTGGCCACCGACGAATCCAACGCCACCCCAATCCATAGACAAATGTTATTTTCGGATGCCGCGAAGTACACCACCTTATCACGGGCCTTCACCGGCCGGCTGGGCCGGGGACTGACCAGCCGCATCGCCAAAGACCTGTACCAAAAAGAAAAAGGCTTTCTCCCCTTCCCGCTGCAAACCCAGTTCATGTCGCCCCTCCGGACGGCGGCCCTGGAACAAGAGCAATGGGATATGATCTTGTTCTGGGGTGGTCAGATCGCGCCAGTGCTGAAACACACCAAAGCCGATGCGCTGATGAAATCAATCCTGGAAGAAACGACGGCATATTTTGATAGTCTGAGCAAAAAAGCAAATCATACTAATTGA
- a CDS encoding nuclear transport factor 2 family protein, producing MKTLFLTAFLISASLVSKAQNSKHMETTKQDSAAITQALETYYFKGLYEGDIDALKKIFNPGTLLFGDVKGQPYAKALDMYLDGVKNRQSPKDSGKPFKGTIYSVEVINSIAMVKANVKMYDFSYDQFLSFHKIDNRWMIVNKMITDVAK from the coding sequence ATGAAAACCCTTTTCCTAACCGCTTTTTTGATCAGCGCTTCGCTGGTCTCAAAAGCACAAAATTCAAAGCACATGGAAACCACAAAACAAGATTCAGCAGCCATCACCCAGGCCCTGGAAACGTATTACTTCAAAGGCCTCTACGAAGGCGATATCGATGCCCTGAAAAAAATCTTTAACCCCGGCACCTTGTTGTTCGGGGACGTGAAAGGACAACCCTACGCCAAGGCACTCGACATGTATCTCGACGGTGTGAAGAACCGCCAAAGCCCGAAAGATTCCGGCAAGCCTTTTAAGGGAACGATCTACTCGGTGGAGGTGATCAACTCCATCGCGATGGTAAAGGCGAACGTAAAAATGTACGACTTTAGCTATGATCAGTTCCTCTCCTTTCATAAAATTGACAACCGCTGGATGATCGTCAATAAAATGATCACCGACGTGGCCAAATAA
- a CDS encoding SDR family NAD(P)-dependent oxidoreductase: MKKQTVIITGASSGIGKEVARHFLKNGDNVVINSATAEKLEKAYQELGGGENLARVAGDVRDKRTGEKLLAIALEKFGSADILVNNAGIYETKPFLEVDEAYLDRFLNTNLKGSFFTTQAILPQMLKQHGGVVINIGTPLVNHALGGAPSTAPIASKGAIHALTLQLAAEFGKQNIRVNTIAPGVIRTPMHGAGADESAGLHLVNRIGEVEDIAQIVYTVAKSNFVSGAIINVDGGMGAGHHLS; the protein is encoded by the coding sequence ATGAAAAAGCAAACCGTGATCATTACCGGTGCCTCATCCGGCATCGGTAAAGAAGTAGCCCGCCACTTTCTGAAAAATGGCGACAACGTCGTGATCAATTCGGCTACTGCCGAAAAATTGGAGAAGGCCTACCAGGAACTGGGTGGCGGTGAAAACCTCGCCAGGGTAGCGGGCGACGTGCGGGACAAACGCACCGGAGAAAAATTGTTGGCCATCGCCCTCGAGAAATTCGGCTCGGCCGATATCCTGGTGAACAATGCCGGCATCTATGAAACCAAGCCGTTCCTCGAAGTGGACGAAGCTTACCTGGACCGGTTTCTGAACACCAACCTGAAGGGTTCGTTTTTCACTACACAGGCTATCCTTCCTCAAATGCTAAAACAACATGGTGGCGTGGTGATCAATATCGGCACCCCGCTCGTTAACCACGCGTTGGGTGGTGCACCCTCCACGGCGCCGATTGCTTCGAAGGGAGCGATCCACGCCCTCACCTTGCAACTGGCTGCAGAATTTGGCAAACAAAACATCCGGGTCAACACCATCGCACCGGGTGTGATCCGCACGCCCATGCATGGCGCGGGAGCCGATGAAAGTGCAGGATTGCACCTGGTGAACCGCATCGGTGAAGTGGAAGACATTGCCCAAATAGTGTACACCGTGGCGAAGAGTAACTTTGTCAGCGGTGCCATCATCAACGTCGACGGTGGCATGGGAGCAGGACACCATCTGAGCTAA
- a CDS encoding tautomerase family protein: MPYIKIEVTREGVTREQKQKLIKGVTDLMTHVLNKDPQLTHVVIQEVELDDWGFAGEQVSVLREKGITADKK, translated from the coding sequence ATGCCATACATTAAAATAGAAGTAACCCGCGAAGGTGTCACCAGAGAACAAAAACAAAAGCTGATCAAAGGCGTGACCGATCTGATGACCCATGTTCTAAATAAAGACCCGCAACTAACCCACGTGGTGATCCAGGAGGTTGAACTGGACGACTGGGGTTTTGCCGGGGAGCAAGTGTCGGTGTTGAGAGAAAAAGGGATTACAGCAGATAAAAAATAA
- a CDS encoding YceI family protein, protein MKNQKFEIVGPQSNIDWVGRKVTGTHNGTIAIKKGEIILNDGKVAGGKIIVDTTAIKILDITDPATNAQFAGHLASDDFFSSEKYPEAVLEIVSASGNHVNGNLTIKGITHPVGFDAVVKTDGDLLTASGKLVIDRTKYEMKFRSGNFFLNLGDTLIYDHFELDVTVTAKTANQAVLA, encoded by the coding sequence ATGAAAAATCAAAAATTTGAAATCGTAGGCCCCCAAAGCAATATCGACTGGGTGGGCAGAAAAGTAACCGGTACACACAACGGCACCATCGCCATTAAGAAAGGCGAAATTATTTTGAACGATGGTAAGGTCGCCGGCGGCAAGATCATCGTCGACACCACCGCCATTAAGATCCTGGACATCACCGATCCCGCCACCAACGCGCAGTTTGCCGGCCACCTTGCTTCGGATGATTTCTTCTCCTCCGAAAAATATCCGGAAGCCGTGTTGGAGATCGTTTCCGCTTCAGGAAACCATGTGAATGGCAACCTCACCATCAAAGGCATCACGCACCCCGTTGGTTTTGATGCTGTGGTGAAGACCGATGGCGACTTGTTAACCGCCTCCGGCAAGCTGGTCATCGACCGCACCAAATATGAAATGAAATTCCGCTCCGGAAACTTCTTTCTGAACCTGGGCGACACCCTGATCTATGATCATTTCGAACTGGACGTAACGGTAACCGCGAAAACTGCTAACCAAGCTGTCTTAGCATAA
- a CDS encoding Crp/Fnr family transcriptional regulator, producing the protein MSATTLMDAKEILKAHIAKTVILTDDQFDYFFSHFKSQSFHKGQVIISKGDHVEHEYFVVSGCLKSFFINDEQKMFILQFAMSTWWTTDFNALYNQTKATINLDCITDAQVLSLSNADREKVCKELHSVEHFFRWRTNKGFLATQKRLLSVMNNNVKERYEELLKQYPELYNIVPKNLIAAYLGVSRETLSRLYHP; encoded by the coding sequence TTGTCAGCGACAACCCTCATGGACGCCAAAGAAATCCTGAAAGCACACATTGCCAAAACGGTCATTCTCACGGATGATCAGTTTGATTATTTCTTTTCGCATTTCAAAAGCCAAAGTTTTCATAAAGGGCAGGTCATCATTAGCAAAGGCGATCACGTCGAGCATGAATACTTTGTGGTCTCGGGGTGTTTAAAGTCCTTTTTTATCAACGATGAACAAAAGATGTTCATCCTGCAGTTTGCCATGTCCACGTGGTGGACCACCGACTTCAACGCACTCTATAATCAAACCAAAGCCACCATCAACCTGGACTGCATCACCGATGCGCAGGTGCTTTCCCTTTCCAATGCCGACAGGGAAAAGGTATGCAAAGAACTGCATAGCGTAGAGCACTTCTTTCGCTGGCGAACCAATAAGGGATTTCTCGCTACGCAGAAACGGTTGCTCTCCGTGATGAACAACAACGTTAAGGAACGGTACGAGGAACTTTTAAAACAGTATCCTGAACTTTATAATATCGTCCCTAAAAACCTGATTGCCGCATACCTGGGTGTCTCCAGAGAAACCCTTAGCCGCCTCTACCACCCCTGA
- a CDS encoding AraC family transcriptional regulator, with protein sequence MDFETKYITPDIKLSEYTGKAFKIEVMFEHHMLVWFISGETKIILADATYIFNAGDTFLIPRHQLATVINYPKDGLPHKAVAMHLTTERLKEFYAKRKAVGKKASLSKVYRFSKHPLLESCLASLIPYFDLGENLPGDIAAIKIEEAISILRSIDKSVDGLLADFDEPGKINLSDFMERHFMFNMTMDKFGYLTGRSLATFRRDFKKTYHTTPQKWLTEKRLQLAHYQIAQQQRKPIDVYFEVGFENLSHFSHAFKNHFGYPPNTLLNR encoded by the coding sequence ATGGACTTTGAAACGAAATACATCACGCCCGATATCAAGCTGTCGGAGTATACCGGCAAGGCTTTCAAAATAGAAGTGATGTTCGAGCACCACATGCTGGTTTGGTTTATCTCGGGTGAAACAAAAATAATCCTGGCCGACGCAACGTATATTTTTAATGCCGGCGATACCTTCCTGATCCCGCGGCACCAATTGGCCACGGTCATCAACTACCCCAAAGACGGGTTGCCGCACAAAGCCGTGGCCATGCATTTGACCACCGAACGACTGAAGGAATTTTACGCTAAACGCAAGGCCGTTGGAAAAAAAGCCTCGCTCTCAAAAGTATATCGCTTCTCCAAACACCCGTTGCTGGAGAGCTGCCTCGCCTCGCTCATCCCCTATTTTGATCTTGGCGAAAACCTGCCCGGCGATATCGCCGCTATTAAAATTGAAGAAGCCATCAGCATCCTGAGGTCGATAGACAAAAGCGTGGATGGATTGCTGGCCGACTTTGACGAGCCCGGCAAAATAAACCTCTCCGACTTCATGGAGCGGCACTTTATGTTCAATATGACCATGGACAAGTTTGGCTATCTCACGGGCCGCAGCCTGGCCACCTTCCGGCGGGATTTTAAAAAGACATACCACACCACGCCCCAAAAATGGCTGACCGAAAAACGATTGCAGCTGGCGCATTATCAGATCGCCCAACAACAGCGAAAACCCATCGACGTTTATTTTGAAGTGGGCTTTGAGAACCTCTCCCATTTTTCGCATGCTTTCAAAAACCACTTTGGATATCCGCCCAACACGCTTCTCAACCGGTAG
- a CDS encoding SDR family NAD(P)-dependent oxidoreductase, translating into MKDNHNGTLQKPIHSGFDANSTTHDVIRGIDLSGKTAIVTGGYAGIGLETVKTLVRAGTTVIVPARDIQKAANNLKGIQNVTVEAMDLMTPASIDSFAKRFLALGCALDLLINNAGIMWVPLQRDKRGYESQLATNHLGHFQLTARLWPALKKANGGRVVNVSSFGHQMAPFNFDDPNFLTREYETLQGYGQSKTANNLFTVELDRRAKTFGVRAFSVHPGSVNGTDLGRVAPMALFQQMGTHDETGNIKPEVAAKLKTVEQGAATSVWCATSPNLNGMGGVYCENTDVAELDNGNIEHNYGEPLSLRGVKPYSLDADLARKLWTLTEDLTGVSFPVA; encoded by the coding sequence ATGAAAGACAATCATAACGGAACGCTACAGAAACCGATTCATTCGGGGTTCGACGCAAACTCAACGACGCATGATGTGATCCGCGGGATCGACCTCAGCGGCAAAACCGCTATCGTCACCGGTGGTTATGCTGGCATTGGCTTGGAAACGGTGAAAACACTTGTCCGCGCAGGCACAACGGTCATCGTACCGGCCCGCGACATTCAAAAGGCTGCAAACAATTTGAAAGGGATTCAAAATGTGACCGTCGAGGCCATGGACTTAATGACGCCGGCGTCGATCGATTCCTTCGCGAAGAGATTTCTTGCCCTGGGTTGCGCACTGGATCTCCTGATCAACAATGCCGGCATCATGTGGGTGCCGCTGCAACGGGATAAACGTGGCTACGAATCTCAACTTGCCACCAATCATTTAGGACATTTTCAGTTAACCGCCCGGCTTTGGCCCGCACTCAAGAAGGCCAACGGTGGCAGGGTGGTGAATGTGTCCTCGTTTGGTCACCAGATGGCGCCCTTCAATTTTGATGACCCCAATTTCCTGACACGGGAATATGAAACCTTGCAGGGCTATGGACAATCGAAAACCGCCAACAATCTCTTCACGGTCGAACTGGATCGTCGTGCCAAGACGTTTGGGGTACGGGCCTTTTCCGTGCACCCGGGTTCTGTCAATGGCACCGACCTGGGGCGAGTTGCTCCCATGGCGTTGTTTCAGCAAATGGGTACCCACGATGAGACCGGAAATATAAAACCGGAAGTGGCCGCCAAACTCAAGACTGTCGAGCAGGGCGCCGCTACCTCCGTGTGGTGCGCGACCAGCCCAAACCTGAACGGTATGGGTGGTGTTTATTGCGAGAACACAGACGTCGCTGAGCTGGACAATGGAAATATTGAACACAATTATGGTGAGCCCTTATCCTTGCGCGGTGTGAAACCCTATTCCCTGGACGCTGACCTTGCCCGAAAATTATGGACGCTCACCGAAGACCTGACAGGCGTTTCATTCCCCGTGGCCTAA
- a CDS encoding DoxX family protein, with translation MTTQQKSKTLHIALWVVQLLLAATLLWAGAMKCFQSIEKLSAMWPWTGEIPAAFVKLTGLVDIAGAVGLTLPAALRAQPKLTPIAALGVIALMVCASLFHIMRGEASVIGVNIVFAGLAAFVAWGRFRKVPIASK, from the coding sequence ATGACAACGCAACAAAAATCAAAAACGCTCCACATCGCCCTTTGGGTGGTGCAACTTCTTCTGGCCGCCACCCTCCTTTGGGCAGGCGCAATGAAATGTTTTCAATCGATAGAAAAACTTTCCGCCATGTGGCCGTGGACCGGTGAGATCCCGGCGGCATTTGTAAAACTAACCGGGTTGGTGGATATCGCAGGGGCCGTAGGGTTAACGCTACCTGCTGCACTTCGCGCGCAACCTAAACTCACACCCATTGCTGCCCTTGGCGTCATTGCCCTCATGGTCTGCGCAAGCCTATTCCATATTATGAGAGGAGAAGCCTCGGTGATCGGGGTAAATATTGTCTTTGCAGGCCTGGCCGCTTTCGTAGCCTGGGGCCGGTTTAGGAAGGTGCCGATCGCGTCAAAATAA
- a CDS encoding winged helix-turn-helix transcriptional regulator, giving the protein MLTKGGCPKNMLSIRDALEALEGRWKLLILFSLQAGAKRFKEISKEVNGITDKTLSKELKILEMNRLVKREVYDTFPPTVEYTITAHGKSLEKVMEELHYWGLAHRKEIMGK; this is encoded by the coding sequence ATGCTGACCAAAGGAGGATGTCCCAAGAATATGCTTTCCATCCGGGATGCATTGGAAGCCCTGGAAGGACGATGGAAATTGTTGATCTTATTTTCATTACAGGCAGGCGCCAAGCGATTTAAAGAGATCTCCAAAGAGGTGAATGGGATCACCGACAAGACGTTGTCTAAAGAGTTGAAAATTTTAGAGATGAACCGCCTGGTGAAACGGGAGGTCTATGATACGTTCCCTCCCACGGTGGAATACACCATTACGGCGCATGGCAAATCGCTGGAGAAGGTGATGGAGGAACTTCACTATTGGGGGCTGGCACATCGCAAGGAGATCATGGGGAAATGA
- a CDS encoding DUF2267 domain-containing protein — translation MKFEQYCQDARDFVNEIAVELGEPANKGQAERIMTSVLHTVREVLSPEESLHFIAQLPMMMKGIYVDGWRLETQNRIRSMNEFIECLILQSPRTALNDFGNGEKAETNARAVLRVLSRHVATGEVKDIVSQFPVELADLWRNETEATERAQTK, via the coding sequence ATGAAATTCGAACAATATTGCCAGGACGCTCGCGACTTTGTAAATGAAATTGCTGTTGAACTCGGCGAGCCCGCCAACAAAGGCCAGGCGGAGCGGATCATGACCTCTGTGCTCCACACGGTGCGAGAGGTTCTCTCGCCCGAAGAATCCCTTCATTTCATCGCTCAACTCCCCATGATGATGAAGGGGATCTACGTGGACGGCTGGCGCCTCGAAACCCAAAACAGGATCCGGTCGATGAACGAATTTATCGAGTGCCTGATACTGCAAAGTCCAAGGACAGCCCTCAATGATTTTGGCAATGGGGAAAAAGCAGAAACCAATGCCAGGGCTGTGCTTCGGGTTTTATCCAGACACGTTGCAACGGGTGAGGTAAAGGACATCGTGAGTCAATTTCCGGTAGAACTGGCCGATCTTTGGCGCAATGAAACCGAAGCTACCGAGCGCGCTCAAACGAAATGA
- a CDS encoding helix-turn-helix domain-containing protein, translating to MRKTTKKYRESLIHIGAALSSLRQMKGYTTVKEFASRYKLPVIQYWRIERGKANLTLKSLARILDIHKLSVQDFFCLMTGHELAMT from the coding sequence ATGAGAAAGACCACAAAAAAATATAGAGAGTCCTTGATTCATATTGGCGCGGCATTGTCCAGCCTGCGCCAAATGAAAGGTTACACAACCGTAAAAGAGTTTGCCAGCCGATATAAATTGCCGGTGATCCAATATTGGAGGATCGAAAGAGGGAAGGCGAACCTTACACTAAAATCGCTGGCAAGAATACTGGACATTCATAAACTCTCCGTCCAGGACTTCTTTTGCTTAATGACCGGTCATGAGTTAGCCATGACATGA
- a CDS encoding DUF4136 domain-containing protein, translating into MKQLSNKFILAMALVFGLAACAVTDFDRDIDFGHYRTFAWGPSEIKVGNPEYRSGLIDKRIKATVKEEFAKRGIYFDAKHPDFLVGYKTFTERRRDAYANASYGPYMYGPYFMPYRFSYMYMPYGFGMMPYGYYNGRSYDYMQGTLIIDITDKASNDLIWRGTVKGNVEYTSSLSKQLHKGIKAILKKYPVHPGEIPTQGPKHTIS; encoded by the coding sequence ATGAAACAGCTGTCAAATAAGTTCATACTGGCAATGGCACTGGTCTTCGGACTTGCGGCGTGCGCGGTGACGGATTTTGATCGCGACATCGACTTTGGTCACTACCGCACTTTTGCCTGGGGGCCTTCCGAAATCAAGGTGGGCAACCCCGAATACAGGAGCGGCCTGATCGACAAGCGCATCAAAGCCACCGTGAAGGAAGAATTCGCCAAGCGCGGAATCTATTTTGATGCCAAACACCCCGACTTCCTCGTGGGTTACAAAACGTTTACGGAAAGACGACGCGACGCCTACGCCAACGCGTCTTATGGCCCGTACATGTACGGACCGTATTTCATGCCTTATCGATTCAGCTACATGTACATGCCCTATGGCTTTGGCATGATGCCCTATGGCTACTACAACGGACGAAGTTATGACTACATGCAGGGAACCCTGATCATCGACATCACCGACAAGGCGTCGAATGACTTGATCTGGCGTGGTACGGTAAAAGGAAATGTAGAGTACACGAGCAGTCTGTCGAAACAACTTCATAAGGGCATAAAGGCAATCCTGAAGAAATATCCTGTCCACCCGGGCGAGATTCCAACGCAGGGGCCTAAGCATACGATTAGTTAG